A region from the Citrobacter telavivensis genome encodes:
- a CDS encoding shikimate 5-dehydrogenase codes for MINRDTQLCMSLAGRPGNFGTRFHNYLYEKLGLNFIYKAFTTQDIEAAVKGVRALGIRGCAVSMPFKESCMPFLDAVDPSAKVIDSVNTIVNDDGRLTGYNTDYIAVKSLIASHQLDTAARVMIRGSGGMGKAVIAAFRDAGFRDVIVAARNRDSGPALAKQYGFQWQPLPEGIACDILVNVTPVGMAGGKESDELAYSEPMVANASVVFDVVALPPETPVITLARKLGKKTISGAEVIALQAVEQFAMYTGVRPDDALIVEAAEFARAG; via the coding sequence ATGATTAACCGCGACACCCAGTTGTGCATGTCGCTTGCCGGTCGGCCCGGCAACTTTGGGACCCGTTTTCATAACTATCTCTATGAAAAGCTGGGTTTAAATTTCATCTACAAAGCATTCACCACCCAAGATATTGAAGCGGCGGTGAAAGGGGTTCGCGCGTTAGGCATTCGTGGCTGCGCGGTCTCGATGCCGTTCAAAGAAAGCTGCATGCCGTTTCTTGACGCCGTCGATCCGTCGGCGAAAGTGATTGATTCCGTCAATACCATCGTCAATGACGACGGCAGGCTGACGGGCTACAACACCGACTACATCGCGGTAAAAAGCCTGATCGCCAGCCACCAGCTCGACACCGCTGCGCGGGTGATGATTCGCGGCAGCGGCGGGATGGGCAAAGCGGTGATTGCCGCCTTTCGCGACGCCGGTTTTCGCGATGTGATCGTCGCCGCTCGCAACCGGGACAGCGGCCCGGCGCTGGCAAAACAGTATGGCTTTCAGTGGCAGCCGCTGCCGGAAGGCATTGCCTGTGACATTCTGGTCAACGTCACGCCCGTTGGCATGGCCGGTGGCAAAGAGAGCGATGAACTGGCGTACAGCGAGCCAATGGTCGCCAACGCCAGCGTGGTGTTCGATGTCGTCGCCCTGCCGCCGGAAACCCCGGTGATTACGCTGGCACGGAAGCTGGGTAAAAAGACCATCAGCGGCGCGGAAGTGATTGCGTTGCAGGCCGTCGAGCAGTTCGCGATGTACACCGGCGTGCGCCCGGATGACGCGCTGATTGTTGAAGCCGCGGAATTTGCCCGTGCGGGATAA
- a CDS encoding zinc-binding dehydrogenase, which yields MLTTALRLYGKRDLRLETFELPEMQDDEILATVVTDSLCLSSWKEANQGEDHKKVPDDVATHPIIIGHEFCGDIIAVGKKWQHKFQPGQRYVIQANLQLADRPDCPGYSFPWVGGEATHVVIPNVVMEQDCLLAYEGETYFEGSLVEPLSCVIGAFNANYHLQEGSYNHNMGIRPQGRTLILGGTGPMGLLAIDYALHGPVNPALLVVTDTNDDKLSYARKHYPSEPQTLIHYLHAQDASYDTLMTLSGGHGFDDIFVFVPSEQLVTLASSLLAPDGCMNFFAGPQDKQFSAPINFYDVHYAFTHYVGTSGGNTDDMRAAVKLIEEKKVQAAKVVTHILGLNAAGETTLELPKVGGGKKLVYTGKALPLTALNQIDDPTLCAILERHHGIWSKEAEQYLLSHAEEI from the coding sequence ATGTTAACGACAGCTCTGCGCCTTTATGGCAAACGCGATCTGCGCCTGGAAACGTTTGAACTTCCTGAGATGCAGGACGATGAAATTCTGGCAACCGTGGTCACCGACAGCCTGTGCCTCTCCTCCTGGAAAGAGGCCAATCAGGGTGAGGATCATAAAAAGGTGCCAGACGATGTGGCAACCCACCCGATCATCATCGGCCACGAGTTCTGCGGCGATATTATCGCCGTGGGGAAAAAGTGGCAGCACAAGTTTCAGCCCGGCCAGCGCTATGTGATCCAGGCGAACCTGCAACTGGCGGATCGCCCGGATTGCCCCGGCTACTCCTTCCCGTGGGTGGGTGGCGAAGCCACGCACGTCGTGATCCCCAATGTGGTGATGGAGCAGGACTGCCTGCTGGCTTACGAAGGCGAAACCTACTTTGAAGGATCGCTGGTTGAGCCGCTCTCCTGCGTGATCGGCGCGTTCAACGCAAACTATCACCTGCAGGAAGGCAGCTATAACCACAACATGGGGATTCGTCCGCAGGGTCGCACGCTGATCCTCGGCGGGACGGGACCGATGGGGCTGCTGGCAATCGACTATGCGCTGCATGGCCCAGTCAACCCGGCGCTACTGGTGGTGACCGATACCAACGACGACAAGCTGAGCTATGCCCGTAAACACTATCCTTCTGAACCACAAACGTTGATCCACTACCTGCACGCGCAGGATGCCTCGTACGACACGCTGATGACGCTGAGTGGCGGCCACGGTTTTGATGATATTTTTGTCTTCGTGCCGAGCGAACAACTGGTCACCCTGGCCTCTTCTCTGCTCGCTCCCGACGGCTGCATGAACTTCTTTGCCGGCCCGCAGGATAAGCAGTTCAGCGCGCCGATCAACTTCTACGACGTACATTACGCCTTCACTCACTATGTGGGCACCTCGGGCGGAAATACTGACGACATGCGCGCGGCGGTCAAACTGATTGAAGAGAAGAAAGTGCAGGCGGCCAAAGTGGTGACACACATTCTTGGACTGAATGCCGCAGGCGAGACCACGCTGGAATTGCCGAAAGTGGGCGGCGGTAAAAAGCTGGTCTATACCGGGAAAGCATTACCGTTAACCGCCCTCAACCAGATTGACGATCCCACGCTGTGCGCTATTCTGGAACGCCATCACGGGATTTGGTCTAAGGAAGCCGAACAGTATTTACTGTCGCATGCCGAGGAGATTTAA
- the manZ gene encoding PTS mannose transporter subunit IID, which produces MEQKKLTKSDLFSMFVRSNLQQASFNFERIHGLGFCYDMIPAIKRLYPLKEDQVAALKRHLVFFNTTPAVCGPVIGVTAAMEEARANGAEIDDGAINGIKVGLMGPLAGVGDPLVWGTLRPITAALGASLALSGNVLGPLLFFFIFNAVRLAMKWYGLQIGFNKGVNIVSDMGGNLLQKLTEGASILGLFVMGVLVTKWTSINVPLVVSQTPGADGGTVTMTVQNILDQLCPGLLALGLTMLMVRLLNKKINPVWLIFALFGLGIIGNALGFLS; this is translated from the coding sequence ATGGAACAGAAAAAACTGACCAAATCTGACCTGTTTAGCATGTTTGTCCGCTCCAACCTGCAGCAGGCGTCTTTCAACTTTGAACGTATTCATGGGCTGGGCTTTTGCTACGACATGATCCCCGCCATCAAGCGCCTGTATCCGCTGAAGGAAGATCAGGTGGCAGCCCTCAAGCGTCATCTGGTGTTCTTCAACACCACGCCCGCGGTGTGCGGTCCGGTGATTGGCGTGACCGCCGCCATGGAAGAGGCGCGAGCGAACGGGGCGGAAATTGACGATGGCGCGATCAACGGCATCAAAGTTGGCCTGATGGGACCGCTGGCGGGCGTTGGCGACCCGCTGGTCTGGGGCACGCTGCGACCGATCACCGCCGCGCTCGGCGCGTCGCTGGCGTTGTCCGGCAACGTTCTCGGCCCGCTGTTGTTCTTCTTTATTTTCAACGCGGTCCGTCTGGCGATGAAGTGGTACGGCCTGCAAATTGGCTTCAACAAAGGAGTCAACATCGTCAGCGACATGGGTGGCAACCTGCTGCAAAAACTGACCGAAGGCGCATCGATTCTCGGCCTGTTCGTGATGGGGGTGCTGGTCACCAAGTGGACCAGTATCAACGTGCCGCTGGTGGTATCGCAAACCCCCGGCGCGGACGGCGGCACCGTCACGATGACCGTGCAGAACATCCTCGACCAGCTCTGCCCCGGCCTGCTGGCGCTGGGCCTGACGATGCTGATGGTACGTCTGCTCAACAAAAAAATTAACCCGGTATGGCTGATCTTCGCCCTGTTTGGTCTGGGGATTATCGGTAACGCACTGGGCTTCCTGTCCTGA
- a CDS encoding mannose/fructose/sorbose family PTS transporter subunit IIC, with translation MEISTLQIIAIFIFSCIAGMGSVLDEFQTHRPLIACTVIGLILGDLKTGVMLGGTLELIALGWMNVGAAQSPDSALASIISAILVIVGQQSIATGIAIALPVAAAGQVLTVFARTITVVFQHAADKAAEDARFRTIDILHVSALGVQALRVAIPALIVSLFVSADMVSNMLNAIPEFVTRGLQIAGGFIVVVGYAMVLRMMGVKYLMPFFFLGFIAGGYLDLSLLAFGGVGAIIALVYIQLNPQWRKAEPQAQTASTTALDQLDD, from the coding sequence ATGGAAATCAGTACCCTACAAATTATCGCCATATTTATATTTTCCTGTATTGCCGGGATGGGCAGCGTGCTGGATGAATTTCAGACCCACCGCCCGCTCATTGCCTGTACGGTTATTGGCCTGATCCTCGGTGATTTAAAAACCGGAGTGATGCTCGGCGGGACGCTGGAGCTGATCGCGCTTGGCTGGATGAACGTCGGCGCCGCGCAGTCTCCGGACTCCGCGCTCGCCAGTATTATCTCCGCCATTCTGGTGATCGTCGGCCAGCAGAGCATCGCGACCGGTATCGCTATCGCGCTGCCAGTGGCGGCGGCAGGCCAGGTCCTGACCGTCTTCGCTCGTACTATCACCGTGGTGTTCCAGCATGCGGCGGATAAGGCCGCAGAAGACGCGCGTTTTCGCACCATCGACATCCTCCACGTCTCCGCATTGGGCGTACAGGCGCTACGCGTCGCCATCCCGGCGTTGATTGTCTCGCTGTTTGTCAGTGCTGATATGGTCAGCAATATGCTGAATGCCATCCCGGAATTCGTCACTCGCGGCCTGCAAATTGCCGGTGGCTTTATCGTGGTGGTCGGCTACGCCATGGTGTTGCGCATGATGGGCGTGAAGTACCTGATGCCCTTCTTCTTCCTCGGTTTTATCGCCGGTGGTTACCTCGACCTGAGCCTGCTGGCCTTTGGCGGCGTCGGCGCGATTATTGCGCTGGTCTACATCCAGTTAAACCCGCAGTGGCGTAAAGCCGAACCGCAGGCGCAGACCGCCTCCACCACCGCCCTTGACCAGCTTGATGACTAA
- a CDS encoding PTS fructose transporter subunit IIB: MNITLARIDDRLIHGQVTTVWSKVANAQRIIICNDEVYNDEVRRTLLRQAAPPGMKVNVVNIEKAVAVYHNPQYQDETVFYLFTRPQDALAMVKQGVKIATLNIGGMAWRPGKKQLTKAVSLDDDDINAFRELDKFGVNLDLRVVASDPSINILEKIKEQSFAE; the protein is encoded by the coding sequence ATGAATATTACCCTTGCCCGTATTGATGACCGCCTGATCCACGGTCAGGTCACCACCGTCTGGTCGAAGGTGGCGAATGCTCAGCGGATTATTATCTGTAATGACGAGGTTTATAACGATGAAGTGCGCCGGACATTATTACGCCAGGCCGCCCCGCCGGGGATGAAGGTCAACGTGGTGAATATCGAAAAAGCCGTCGCGGTTTATCATAATCCGCAGTATCAGGACGAAACGGTATTTTATTTATTTACCCGCCCACAGGATGCGCTGGCAATGGTCAAGCAAGGCGTGAAAATTGCCACCTTAAATATTGGCGGCATGGCCTGGCGACCGGGTAAAAAACAATTAACCAAAGCCGTATCCTTAGATGACGATGATATTAATGCGTTTCGCGAACTGGATAAATTTGGCGTCAACCTGGATTTGCGCGTGGTCGCCTCCGATCCATCCATTAATATTCTCGAAAAAATAAAAGAACAGTCGTTCGCTGAATAA
- a CDS encoding PTS sorbose transporter subunit IIA, with protein MVNAIFCAHGKLACAMLESVQMVYGDANVEAVAFVPGENASDIVAKLEKLVSTHTNSEWLIAVDLQCGSPWNAAALLAMRNPDIRVISGLSLPLALELVDNQSSMNVDELCEHLTTIAQQTCVVWQHLETTEEDF; from the coding sequence ATGGTTAATGCAATCTTCTGTGCTCACGGCAAACTGGCCTGCGCCATGCTGGAATCGGTGCAGATGGTTTACGGCGACGCCAACGTTGAGGCGGTAGCCTTTGTCCCCGGCGAGAACGCCAGCGATATCGTCGCGAAGCTGGAAAAGTTGGTGAGTACTCACACCAACAGTGAATGGTTGATAGCCGTTGACCTGCAGTGCGGCAGTCCGTGGAACGCCGCGGCATTGCTTGCGATGCGCAATCCGGATATTCGGGTGATCAGCGGGCTTTCCCTGCCGCTGGCGCTGGAACTGGTGGATAACCAGAGCAGTATGAATGTGGATGAACTGTGCGAACACCTGACGACCATTGCACAACAAACCTGCGTGGTCTGGCAGCATCTGGAAACGACCGAAGAGGATTTCTGA
- a CDS encoding SDR family NAD(P)-dependent oxidoreductase, whose amino-acid sequence MQTWLNLQDKVIIVTGGASGIGLAIVEELLAQGANVQMADIHGGEATHEGNNGYHFWPTDISSAKEVNHTVDEIIQRFGRIDGLVNNAGVNFPRLLVDEKAPAGKYELNEAAFEKMVNINQKGVFLMSQAVARQMVKQRNGVIVNVSSESGLEGSEGQSCYAATKAALNSFTRSWSKELGKHGIRVVGIAPGILEKTGLRTPEYEEALAWTRNITVDQLREGYSKNAIPIGRSGRLTEVADFVCYLLSERASYITGVTTNIAGGKTRG is encoded by the coding sequence ATGCAAACGTGGTTAAACCTACAGGACAAAGTCATTATTGTAACCGGCGGTGCATCCGGAATTGGCCTGGCTATTGTCGAAGAGTTATTAGCACAAGGCGCGAATGTCCAGATGGCAGATATTCACGGTGGTGAAGCAACACATGAAGGAAATAACGGTTATCACTTCTGGCCGACGGATATTTCCAGCGCTAAAGAAGTTAATCACACCGTGGATGAAATCATCCAGCGCTTTGGCCGAATTGACGGTCTGGTCAATAACGCCGGCGTTAACTTCCCCCGTCTACTGGTCGATGAAAAAGCCCCGGCTGGAAAGTATGAATTAAACGAAGCCGCATTTGAAAAAATGGTCAATATCAACCAGAAAGGCGTGTTCTTAATGTCACAAGCGGTGGCGCGCCAGATGGTGAAACAACGTAACGGCGTTATCGTTAACGTCTCTTCTGAAAGCGGGCTGGAAGGGTCAGAAGGCCAGAGTTGCTATGCCGCAACGAAGGCGGCGCTGAATAGCTTCACCCGTTCCTGGTCAAAAGAGCTGGGTAAACACGGTATTCGCGTGGTCGGCATTGCCCCCGGGATTCTGGAAAAAACCGGACTGCGCACGCCGGAATATGAAGAAGCGCTGGCCTGGACCCGCAATATCACCGTTGATCAGCTGCGCGAAGGCTATAGCAAGAACGCCATTCCGATTGGTCGCTCAGGACGCCTGACCGAAGTTGCTGATTTCGTTTGTTATCTTCTGTCAGAACGCGCCAGCTACATTACCGGAGTAACCACTAACATTGCGGGCGGAAAAACGCGCGGCTAA
- a CDS encoding helix-turn-helix domain-containing protein, which yields MATENSDDIRLIVKIAQLYYEQDMTQAQIARELGIYRTTISRLLKRGREQGIVTIAINYDYNENLWLEQQLKQRFGLKEAVVITCDSEQEEEQLAMMGVHGAQLLERLLEPGDIIGFSWGRAVCALVEGLSPASQSRQLICVPIIGGPSGKLESRYHVNTLTYGAAAKLKGESHLADFPALLENPLIRNGIMQSQHFKSISAYWENLDVALVGIGSPAIRDGANWHAFYGSEESDDLHARQVAGDICSRFYDTNGVTVETNMSEKTLSIETNKLKQARYSIGIAMGEEKLSGILGALRGKYINCLVTNSHTAELLLK from the coding sequence ATGGCGACGGAAAACAGTGATGATATCCGCCTGATCGTAAAAATAGCGCAGCTCTATTACGAACAGGATATGACACAAGCGCAGATCGCCCGTGAACTGGGGATTTATCGCACCACCATCAGCCGCCTGCTGAAACGCGGTCGCGAACAGGGCATTGTCACTATTGCCATCAACTACGACTACAACGAAAACCTGTGGCTGGAACAGCAACTCAAACAACGATTCGGTCTTAAAGAGGCGGTGGTGATCACCTGCGACAGCGAGCAGGAAGAGGAACAACTCGCAATGATGGGCGTGCATGGCGCGCAGTTGCTGGAACGTTTACTGGAACCCGGCGACATCATTGGTTTTTCCTGGGGACGTGCGGTATGCGCGCTGGTCGAGGGGTTGTCGCCAGCCAGCCAGTCACGTCAGTTGATCTGTGTGCCGATCATCGGCGGGCCGTCCGGCAAGCTTGAGAGCCGCTATCACGTCAATACGCTGACCTACGGCGCGGCGGCAAAGCTGAAAGGAGAATCACACCTGGCCGATTTTCCGGCGCTGCTGGAAAACCCATTGATCCGTAACGGTATTATGCAGTCTCAGCACTTTAAGTCGATTTCTGCCTACTGGGAGAATCTGGATGTCGCACTGGTGGGGATCGGTTCTCCGGCAATTCGCGACGGCGCAAACTGGCACGCATTTTACGGTAGCGAAGAAAGCGACGACCTGCACGCCCGGCAGGTTGCCGGAGACATTTGCTCGCGCTTTTACGATACCAACGGCGTAACGGTGGAGACCAATATGAGCGAAAAAACACTCTCCATCGAAACCAACAAATTAAAGCAGGCGCGTTATTCCATCGGCATCGCAATGGGTGAAGAAAAGTTAAGCGGTATTCTCGGTGCATTACGTGGAAAATATATTAATTGTTTAGTCACTAACAGCCATACCGCTGAATTGTTATTGAAGTAG
- the rluF gene encoding 23S rRNA pseudouridine(2604) synthase RluF: MLPDSSSIRLNKYISESGICSRREADRFIEQGNVFINGKRATIGDQVMPGDVVKVNGRLIEPREAEDLVFIALNKPVGIVSTTEDSERDNIVDFVNHSKRVFPIGRLDKDSQGLIFLTNHGDLVNKILRAGNDHEKEYLVTVDKPVTDEFIRGMSAGVPILGTVTKKCKVKKEAPFVFRITLIQGLNRQIRRMCEHFGYEVTKLERTRIMNVSLSGLPLGEWRDLTDDELITLFKLIENSTSEAKPKAKAKPKTAGIKRPVVKIEKTAEKEKSRPAANGKRFTSPGRKKKGR; encoded by the coding sequence ATGCTGCCCGACTCATCATCCATTCGACTCAACAAATACATCAGTGAAAGCGGAATCTGCTCGCGTCGCGAAGCCGATCGCTTCATCGAGCAAGGAAACGTCTTCATCAATGGCAAACGCGCCACCATTGGCGACCAGGTGATGCCTGGCGACGTCGTGAAGGTGAATGGTCGGTTGATTGAGCCGCGTGAAGCGGAAGATTTGGTCTTTATCGCACTGAATAAGCCGGTAGGGATCGTGAGCACCACTGAAGACAGCGAACGCGACAATATTGTTGATTTCGTTAACCACAGCAAGCGCGTGTTTCCGATTGGCCGTCTGGATAAAGACTCCCAGGGACTGATCTTTCTGACCAACCACGGCGATCTGGTGAATAAGATCCTGCGTGCCGGTAACGATCACGAAAAAGAGTATCTGGTCACGGTCGACAAACCGGTTACGGATGAATTTATTCGTGGGATGAGTGCGGGCGTGCCGATTCTGGGCACCGTCACCAAAAAGTGTAAGGTGAAGAAAGAGGCGCCGTTTGTATTCCGCATTACTCTAATCCAGGGGCTGAACCGTCAGATCCGGCGCATGTGCGAACATTTCGGTTATGAGGTGACGAAGCTTGAACGTACGCGCATCATGAACGTTAGCCTCTCCGGTCTGCCGCTGGGTGAATGGCGTGACCTGACGGATGATGAGCTAATTACGCTGTTTAAGCTTATCGAAAATTCCACTTCGGAAGCAAAACCGAAGGCGAAAGCGAAGCCGAAAACGGCGGGAATCAAGCGCCCGGTGGTGAAAATCGAAAAGACGGCGGAGAAAGAAAAATCACGCCCGGCGGCAAACGGTAAACGCTTTACCTCGCCGGGGCGTAAGAAGAAAGGGCGTTAA
- a CDS encoding DUF3811 domain-containing protein gives MALPRITQKEMTEREQRELKTLLDRARIAHGRQLTNAETNSVKKEYIDKLMVLREAEAKKARQLKKKQAYKPDAEASFSWSANTPTRGRR, from the coding sequence ATGGCACTCCCCCGCATTACCCAAAAAGAGATGACCGAGCGCGAACAGCGCGAACTGAAAACGCTGCTTGATCGCGCCCGTATCGCGCATGGTCGTCAGTTGACCAACGCAGAAACCAACAGCGTGAAGAAAGAGTACATTGATAAGCTGATGGTCTTGCGCGAAGCCGAGGCAAAAAAAGCCCGTCAGTTGAAGAAAAAGCAGGCTTATAAACCGGATGCGGAGGCCTCTTTTTCCTGGTCCGCGAATACGCCAACGCGCGGCAGACGTTAA